CCATTGAACAAGACCAGATCATCTCCTTCTCCCCATGGTACTTCTTCGGTTGAGAAAAAACAAACCTCCGCGACTCTGAAAAAGTCCGGAAGTGCGTCCAGGAGGACAGATCTTGTTACTGAGGAACAAAGCACACAAAGTTCCAATGCACCTGTTCTTAATAATAATGCCTCGGTGAAGAATGAGAGAGCTTCTCGGCCGAAGCTTGAAAATGTGCCTAGGAAGGTGAGAATTGAGTTTGGCGAACCTGGAACGAGTGACTTGAAGTTAATTTTGCTAGGAAAGCAGGGACTTTCTGTGAAGTTGTGTGTTCACAGGAGTGTACTCTTGGAAAATAGTAGTTACTTTGCCAGCGAAATATCCAAACAGCAACCTGTCTTTCCTTGTCTTGAAATCGAGGACTGCGAAGATGTGGAGATATATGTTGAGACTATTGGATTGATGTACTGTAAAGATCTGAAGCCACAGTTGATCAAGCAGAATGTTTCACGTGTGCTACGCGTCCTTAAGGTAGTCGAAATATGTTTCTCTATTGTAGTCTTAGCTAGATACTGGTTGAAAGATGTTTTTGTGATAGTTTATATTTGGAATTTTTCTTAATCTATAAATAATTCTGGGCTTTGAGCTTGTATATGTTTCGGTTGGTGAAAGACAAATTCTCAGTTAGACTACTTTTGACCAAGTATATCGTGAATTTATACTACTAAGGCTTCCATTATTCCGAGTCAGATATTAAGTTATTTCCCTATTTATAACGAATTCTGTAATTCTGATGGGAAATCTCTTTTAGATTGCTGAACAACTCGGTTATATTTCGTGCATCCAATCATGTTTGGAGTACTTGGAAGCGGTCCCTTGGATTGGtgaagatgaagaagaaaagGTGGTGTCTTTGGTCTCAAGTCTCCAAGGTGAGGGATTAGGAGTCGGACCTGTATTAAAACGAGTCTCTCCCGAACTTTCAGATCCACCAAAAGACACCCTTTGTCACATATTAGATCTAGTTCTGAAGAGCAACAAGGAAAGGGGGCGGCGTGAGATGAAATCCACTGTCCTGAAACTCCTCAAGGAAAACCAGTGTCTTCCCACCTCTTCTGGCTCGAATCACTTGTGCAATGAAACTGTCTACACTTCTTGCAAAAGCTCCTTACAGTCTTTGGTGTCTCTATTCAGACAAGCTGCTGAGCCCGAGTTTCGCGAAAAATATTTAGATACCAGGGAACCAGTGGTGAAGTTACTGGTTCTCGAATCAGATAACCTCATATGGTTACTCGATATACTGGCCAGCAGACAAGCGGCAGACGAGTTTGCCATGATATGGTCCACTCAGCAAGAATTGTCTTCGCTTCACACAAAACTTCCTACCCCGATACGCCACCATGTTAGCTCGATTACAGCAAGATTATTTGTAGGAATCGGAAGAGGGGAGCTGCTTCCATCTAAAGATACACGACATTTGTTGATCCAAACATGGCTACAACCACTTATCAACGACTACAAGTGGTTGCTACATGGCTGCAGATCGTTTGATCGTACGGTTGTGGAGGAAGGATTAGGCAGGACAATCCTCACACTGCCTCTAGAGGATCAGCAAAGCATTTTGCTCTCTTGGCTAGGTAGTTTTTTGAAGTCCGGTGAGGACTGCCCGAATCTTCAGCGAGCTTTCGAAGTGTGGTGGAGGAGGACTTTTATCCGGCCATTTGCGGAATTTGAGATTCTCCAGCAGGGAGACGATAGGCTAAGGACATCAACTTCAAAGATGGAAGTTGAGCAATAGAATCTTGCTGTTTTCAGTCACAATTGGAATCTTTTTGtgcttttttttatttaatttgatctTTAAATTTGCAGTCCCCGTATGaagtttttaaatataattgcCTCTTGGTGTGTTGCATAATAGTAATTGTCGAATTCaagattttctaaaaataatataatgatttaGTTTTTCTAATTGTAAATTAAGATGAATGAATAATTGAATGACATTTTGCTTTCCTTCCCAATGGTTCTATGGAACTTAGTTTGGTTCAATTAGTTCAAGGTGTTCAAACAAAGTCGGTACCtcaaatttgtaaaaaaaaatatatttttgaaacgTTATTCTTTGAAAACTGGAGAATTAGGAGTTGACAACACTCAAATGGCATTAGGGGCATGCAAGATTTAAATTTTCACATatctaatccaaaaataaacattttattttactttggTTTCTTTTTtcggcaaaaatttgtgtgagatggttttacggtattttgtgaaacaaatcttgtatttggttcatccatgaaaaaatattattttttatgttaaaattattattttttattgtgaatatcgatagggttgatcgtttcacagataaagattcgtaagactgtctcacaagatatTTATTCTTCTTTTTTCTGTATTGTAGtttggttaattcggttaagtttagattTTGGGTGATAAATTGAATAGTAAATTAATCTGTATGTTTTACTAATGATTTACTAGTAAAAATGAACATTCATTTACAATCTCTAGAATATCAAATATCtgataattaaataaaagtaacaatttacataaatataattaaaatataataacatGATTAATATAATGTAATATTAAAAATCtatcaatttaatattttacaTTAAGTCCACGACTTTTTGCATTGATAAATATAACCTTTACTgctttaacatattatattataatactatatattataataaaatttcaacCATTAGAGTAAAAACActtttccattttatccatCATTTTATGAataaagattttattttatgttagtACATCTCATCAATCTTTCTCCACATTTCTCCCAAtaataattcatatatataatgTAAAACATCTGttcattttttatgattttttaattttaaaaatgcgACGAAAAATCAAAATTACCAAAAATCAAAATCTAAACAGcctaaaaatcatttaaatcaaACTAAATAAACTGAAatttagggatgtaaatgatccaaaccaagccgaacagtatcagacttgagcttggctcgtttaagattaatTCAAACTCAAGCATCGAGcagctcgagcttgattcgagctttaTCATCTAGcttgagtttggctcgtttaagattgatagagctcgagctttattcgagcttttatcatcaggctagaattcgacttgtcttgaaattactaagcttgtgaaaagctcgagttcgactcgttaaaagcttgtttatcatgttaatcaagtcgggctcgagcttggtttattaatagctcgtttatcatatttaacaatGTAAAACCCGGGATTTTGAAGTATCGTGATCTCATCAGAATAATATTAGATTAATAATTTGATGGTGTAATCTTGGATACTAATATTTAAATCATTCAGAATATAAGAtatttttgggttatcaatTCAAGGATTTATTAAGAAATTTCGAACATTCGTAGGTAAATGTCtaagatttgaattgatattgagATACCGGGATAGATCAAACAAAGGATAATAAAATCTCTAGAATTCGAAATTAatcagtgtatatatatatgcaaatttcgaaatttgtatggaataaaagattTGGAATTCGGTTATCAGCCAAATCACGGATATATATATCACGATTCAAGATAAAAGATTTAAGTCAGATTTCAACGCGATATCACTCGATCCcgatagcagccaacccctataaatatgaGGACCCGTATAAGCTCAAAAATCACacataaatttcgaaattctccCTCTAGTCTCCTTAGGAATTTTCGAGTACAGCGAAGCGCTGCCACCGTCCAGCCAGGGAAGTAGGAATTtcgaagaaccctagtttttcaagaatttaaggtaagtgagctgttttaaatttcggttttatgcATTTGAAGGTTTCGTTTTTTTGGTTTTAAAAATTCGGTTGAACACCGTTTACGTTTTTAATCTTGTTACGTTTATACGTTGGCACTGTGAGAATTCCCTGAAAATGtatggaattccaacatatggcccttaacagtgggatagaactgttttatggcctcgccccttagaggattaaaacttagggactgatatcagtaaaccatgaaaggtgaaaaatcgcagGTGTTACTATGTTACGGATACGatgttacgattatgaaaagcatgttgtatttttatgtatgtttcgaaatattgaaaaaaaatgtttatgttgtTTTCAATATCctccatttactgagtatttcccaaaatactcactcCTTACACCCTTCCCCATATAAATCCGAAGAACAGGTTGACGAAGAAGAATCTGAACAATTTTGGAGATGGTGAATTTTGCGATTTAGTTTAGTtatgttattatttttttgaattttagtaCTTTCAATTTTATGTTAGACGTTTCCGcaagtttattttatttcagttgtaaagacagttgtttttgagaaattatgaataataaactggttttcggtttatactatgctacgaggctggtcgtttcaattgtgtgattgttaaacgacgccggtgtcaaatcccgagtttcggggcgtgacaaacaagcctgacttgagctcggctcgtttttgagctcgtaaaacatacaattgagctcgaatttaagcttgattcgagcttgttaaaattaaatatatctatgaactaattttatattagacattaaagtttaacttttattagtactaatatttttatttgtcaactcaacaaatgagtcaagctcgagcttacgagttacgagccacctaaacgagccgagttcgagcttggagcctattaacgaacatgtttgcgacctcacgagccgaatacgcttaggcttgcgcttggtttgattaagttgtcgagctcaaaatcgagcttgagcttggtttgatatgattaacaaacgaactcaaacaagctttttatcgagccgagctccgaaTAGTTCGCGAACGGCTTGGTTCGTTTATATCTCTACCGAAATTTATGGCTCAGTCAGTTTTTTAATTAGTTTCGGAAATTTTAATAGAAAATTGTActgtttaataaatttaaataatatatatatacacaaaaaaattcaattatgtTAGGATTTCAGGATGTGCTTTAGGGTGGAGGTTGAATAGAGCACAATGCTAACTTCCTTTTTCGAATGAACTGGTGACCTCCGCTGGTGTTAGTAGTAGAAATCTGGTCTCAACCTTAAAGATCAATAGCTAATGAGTAATGTAGAATGAGGCTATCGAACCTTGTGAACAATAatgacaataataataataaaacaataATTGTTTTTGGAAGTTCGAATGATAAATGTCTTTTATGTTTTCTTTTTTTCCAATTTCCAGAAGACAtccactaaaaaactttgatattTACAATTTCTGTAAACATCCACTTTAGAAAGACTTAATAGTgcttactgaaactcttagtacaAATTCTTTTCACAATGAAAAGACTACTGGACAGAAAGACTATTTATGTTAGTTATAATGACTTACTCAAATCATAAAGTACAAGCACAAATAAAATGAGTAAAAAAATATGATATCTGAAAAGATCTGATATGAACTTTAGAATGTGCTTTTGATAATTTCAGGAATCCTTTTGAGTTATTAGAGAATGATCGTGTAAGTGTATCTTGCTAAAGACAAAGAAATAGCCTTATGTAGATGATCTTCAAACGTTCGGATACGAACGACTATAAATTGGTCGAATCATGATACGTAATGGATTTGTCTAAATTATCGAATATAATTTGACACACTCTAAAAGTAGAAGGTGACATTAAATGCTTGACACTAGTCTGTCAATTAGTTAGAATTTGTTTTCTTTAAATAGTGTACCAAACATTCTGAATGTTTGATTTGTTGAATTCATGCTCTGTTAAGTACGATAATAAATTGAATGCTCATAAATGATTATTTCCGATATTCAGTAATGCTTGTACATCATCTTGATTGACCATATTTTCTATATCAAAAGCAAACAATCGATCTGCTGTATTTTATCGGCTACGATTGAATTTTATAATCAAATCtaaaatgttccaacaaattccatgaacaaaaacaaaataaaaaaatattttaatatgtgaAATTGGAAAATATAAGAAAAGGCATTTGATAGTTTAAAAAGGGTCCAATTGTTTAGGCCCAAACCAATCCAATTTATGGGCCCGTGAATAAAGTGGTAGTTGCGGTCTAATGCTTTATCAATCAGTATAAATTACctttcaaataataataaaaaaaaacatcccATTAATTTTAGGTATAGTTTTAGGGGACACAAAATTAGATACTTATTCAGCTCCAAATATATAAActgcatttttttttattttcttaaatatattaTGCGGTTTTTACATTTAATGGTATTATTTTACTAATTATTCCTATTAACTAAGTGTTGGAAGATGTGCaatcattttttaaataaattaaattaagataaaaaaaatttgtttgcaCATCtacttttttaataatttttttatctatggagaaaaataaacaaacttatattttaaaaataagaaagTATCAAACTATTTATAAGTATCAGCAAAGAAATTAATCtcaatgagtaggtctcttgttagATGgtttcacaaatttttatctgtaagacgggttacaaaatacgacatatGATACAGTCTCACACTAGTTTTTGTCATTCTCAATTGTTTGTTAGTTCCTAGGATGCACGTGCCAGAATCCACATAAAGTGAGAATAAagtgaataatatatttgatattataaaaataaaaaatatatttgatataACAGAATAATTGACAGATAAAATTAGAATCTATTTAACAATTCAACAACTTATGTtgttatattaaatatatttttatatgatatatatgatataacaTATTTATGTGTTTGTACTTTCAACAATTTACTATTTGTTATATGTTTTATGTTGATAAACAACGCCACCCCTTGCATGCACATAGATGAAGACGGTtggtaaaaaaatatatcaaaattatatatatctatatatatatatatatatatatatatatatatatatatatatatatatatatttatgaccTCCCATttgtacataattatttaatttccgACAGCGAATTCAATATATATGTTTTGGGTAGTTAAGATGTAAAAACAATTGACTGCATTAACATTTAATTTTCAGTCCAAAGACATCTTAGGTTTCCTGCTGGACCATCATTGTATGGGAAACGAAAAAATGTATGCATATAGCTAGGCCACGAATTAGTTTGAGGAAAAAAttgtcatttttttttctttgtatATATTTCCATTTTTGCAATTTTGGATCTTTGTTTCACCCGAATTTTAGCAATTTTAATATTTGGTCGTTGGGAGTTACAACATGGTATTGTTTATGTAAGCTCTATGTCGATATTGTGTCAACATCAcatcagaaaaaaaaaagattacgAAATGGTGGATGATTTGTGGTTTATGAGTCTGAAAATTCATCGCGGCAAAGAAATATCTATaggatatttttataaataggAGTTTGAGGCAATAATTCTTAATTGAACAACATTCATTACTCATTActtaaattgttaaatattttctttccttatatatatatataaagcttTGATATATAACACACCAACCGTGCACATATATTGAACATCGATGAAGTGACACTCACCTATTTGATGTTATGAAACGTAAAATTTTTTTACAATCCAATAGGTGGGTGTCATCACCTCAACGATCTTGACATATGCGTACTCGGTAGGTGGATTCAGATACTGATGGCTGTAGTTAATATCAAAAAACTTGATTCACGGTTAAAAAGCAACTAGGTAAAGGGTAGTTGTCATGCTTTGCATATATGCCTTAATTCTAATCAttgcatattttaaaaaaacatacaaTTGTGGTTTAATCACGTCCATagattgaattaattaaagttAATAATTTGGTGTTAAATATAATGGTTGCTAATGTTTTTCAAATATTagattttttataatatatctTGAGAATTTTCTTTTTGAACATCTAGAAAATCATAtgttacaaaataaaataaaatttattttcattgTTGCGTGGAAATGGCATTATAGAGACGAGACAAGCAAATCGTtacaaagaaattaatattttagaCTAGTAATTTAATAAGCAATATATAATAAATGTTTTGCACACATAACTCTTGTTAATTTGAAAAGTTCCACCATATTAAATATCTCACATGTCTTATCGACAAAATTTGAAATGTAAAGGAAAATAATATTGTTGGTCCACAACGTTATCTCATTTTGGGTTTTAGAAACTAAATATAaagttggcaaaaacttgtgtgagacggtctcacgagtgaAAAAGATCTCTTCTTTGGGTGATCaaggaaaaaaatattactttttatattaagagtatcacttttattgtgaatatcagtagggttgacccatctcacagataaagattcgtgagaccgtctcacaagagacattcGGTGcaataatttttgtttttttttagttttagtCCTATTTTATCGTAGCACTGACAAGACATCGAAATATTGATGTGACGTTGGAAATTGTTGACATCGGAGTCGAAAAATACTATTCAACATGTCCGGTTCGTTCAACAATTAGACCAACATAGACATAATTTAAAAGTTATTGTACCAAGACCAAAGTTTAAGTACCTAAAATCCAAAAATGAACAAGATTATataacaaaaaattattttcccgaatat
This is a stretch of genomic DNA from Primulina eburnea isolate SZY01 chromosome 11, ASM2296580v1, whole genome shotgun sequence. It encodes these proteins:
- the LOC140806202 gene encoding BTB/POZ domain-containing protein At3g50780-like — its product is MSEIRVPRVEQGQTKIRNVPIAVTPEGFWCCPSPAVFQKTQKTQPPLNKTRSSPSPHGTSSVEKKQTSATLKKSGSASRRTDLVTEEQSTQSSNAPVLNNNASVKNERASRPKLENVPRKVRIEFGEPGTSDLKLILLGKQGLSVKLCVHRSVLLENSSYFASEISKQQPVFPCLEIEDCEDVEIYVETIGLMYCKDLKPQLIKQNVSRVLRVLKIAEQLGYISCIQSCLEYLEAVPWIGEDEEEKVVSLVSSLQGEGLGVGPVLKRVSPELSDPPKDTLCHILDLVLKSNKERGRREMKSTVLKLLKENQCLPTSSGSNHLCNETVYTSCKSSLQSLVSLFRQAAEPEFREKYLDTREPVVKLLVLESDNLIWLLDILASRQAADEFAMIWSTQQELSSLHTKLPTPIRHHVSSITARLFVGIGRGELLPSKDTRHLLIQTWLQPLINDYKWLLHGCRSFDRTVVEEGLGRTILTLPLEDQQSILLSWLGSFLKSGEDCPNLQRAFEVWWRRTFIRPFAEFEILQQGDDRLRTSTSKMEVEQ